The following proteins are co-located in the Callithrix jacchus isolate 240 chromosome 10, calJac240_pri, whole genome shotgun sequence genome:
- the LOC100415516 gene encoding olfactory receptor 5M5-like, translating into MLTKNYTAVTEFVLLGLTDRAELQPLLFMVFLVIYLITVIGNVSMIFLIRSDSALHTPMYFFLSHLSFVDLCYTTNVTPQMLVNFLSKRKTISFVGCFIQFHFFIALVITDYYMLTVMAYDRYMAICKPLLYESKMSRCVCLCLAAAPYIYGFANGLAQTILMLRLSFCGPNEINHFYCADPPLLVLACSDTYVKETAMFVVAGSNLICSLIIILISYIFIFTAILHIRTAEGRRKAFSTCGSHVTAVTIFYGTLFCMYLRPPSETSVQQGKTVAVFYIFVSPMLNPLIYSLRNKDVKRSIRKVIQKNPFAK; encoded by the coding sequence ATGTTAACGAAAAACTATACAGCTGTGACTGAGTTTGTTCTCCTGGGACTGACAGATCGGGCTGAGCTGCAGCCCCTTCTTTTCATGGTATTCCTAGTCATCTACCTTATCACAGTAATTGGCAATGTGAGCATGATCTTCTTAATCAGAAGTGACTCGGCACTCCATACTCCAATGTACTTCTTCCTCAGTCACCTCTCCTTTGTAGATCTCTGTTATACCACCAATGTCACTCCTCAGATGCTGGTTAACTTTTTGTCCAAGAGAAAAACCATTTCCTTCGTTGGCTGCTTTATCCAATTTCACTTTTTCATTGCACTGGTGATCACAGATTATTATATGCTCACAGTGATGGCTTATGATCGCTacatggccatctgcaagccctTGTTATATGAAAGCAAAATGTCCAGGTGTGTCTGCCTCTGTCTTGCGGCTGCTCCTTATATTTATGGCTTTGCAAATGGTCTGGCACAGACCATCCTGATGCTTCGTCTGTCCTTCTGTGGACCCAATGAGATCAACCACTTTTACTGTGCAGACCCACCCCTCTTAGTCCTCGCCTGCTCAGATACTTATGTCAAAGAGACTGCCATGTTCGTGGTGGCTGGTTCCAACCTCATCTGCTCtctcatcatcatcctcatttcCTACATTTTCATCTTCACAGCCATTCTGCACATCCGCACTGCTGAGGGGAGGCGCAAGGCTTTCTCCACCTGCGGGTCCCATGTGACTGCTGTCACTATCTTTTATGGGACACTGTTCTGTATGTACCTGAGGCCCCCTTCTGAGACATCTGTCCAACAGGGGAAAACTGTagctgtgttttatatttttgtgagtCCTATGTTAAACCCATTGATCTATAGCCTGAGGAATAAAGACGTTAAGAGAAGTATAAGGAAAGTTATCCAAAAAAACCCGTTTGCTAAGTAA